In Candidatus Poribacteria bacterium, the genomic window AAAGTCGGGCTGGATCTCTGAAATGACACTCATATTTTCAATATAAGATGTTAGGGTTACTGGATCCACATCCGCTTGGTGATGAAACCCTAATGCTTTACTGAATTCCGCCATTTCTCCGGCGATTCCCTCGTTTTCAAGGAACTTTTGGCGTTCTCTTTCATATTCATCCAAAACCTGTTGAATCTGGTTCTGGGCAGTTTTCACACGCGCTTGAATGTCGCCGCCCGGGTTAACCGTCGCCCGGATCAAATTCGGATACACGAGTATCAGAAAACCCCAAACGAACATCGCCAGCATTAACGCCGTGCCGGTTCTACGCGTCGCTACCGAAATCAGCAATCCGATGAGGTAGAACAGGGATAGATACGCGAATGATGTAAGCACAATCCCGGCGATGCGGAGAAAATCGGCAGTTGACAACGGAATCGAACGCGTTAAAAACAGCAGCGCAAAAAGCAGACTCAATATCAGCGGCACCAACAGACACGCCATCGCACTGATATATTTCGCAAGTAAAATCTGCCCGCGTCCGATGGGCTGTGCGAGAACAAGACGCAACGTACCGCGTTCACGTTCTCCTGCAATCGCATCGTAAGCGAAAATCAATCCCATCAGGCTGAGGATAACCTCAAAGACAAAGATAATATCAATTGAAGAAAAGAACGCTATAAACGGGTTGTCCGTGCCGTGCATCTGAGCATCCCAGAGTGTCGGCATAAATCCGTGATAGATACCGATGAGGTTTCCCAAGCGTTTATCTAACCCGACATTAAAAATGCTCAGCGGATTCGGTGCCCGGTCAATGAACAGGTACGCAGTAGAATAGGTCTTGGAATTGCGTAAATCCTGCTGATGCATTTTGACAGCATCGTTGTAACTCTCCAAACGTTGTTCATAATCTTGTGTAAGCACGACTGTGTTTACAACGACGAGCAACAGCGTGATGAGCAGGACCGCTGCGAAACGAAACGTCATTATATTGTCAAGCAGTTCCCTGCCAATGAGTGTTTTAAGCATTTTCTTTCATACCTCAACGCACGGTCCCCAGGACCGGTAGGTGCGGTGTTTTTGCTTGGGTATTTCTTCTAAGCAACCGCACCATAAGTGTCAATTTTAGAAATAACTGTCTCAGACCCAGGGCCGGTAGGTTCGGTTTTCCAACCGAACCGGATTCTACGCGGAAACCTTGAAGACTTCAAAAACCTCTTTAGTCCTGTAAGGTTTATTTCCTTGGGTGTTTCTTCACAATGTTTATAGCAGCGTTTTCGAGCAAGAATCCAAGCCCTGTAAGGGGTTTTTGATAGGGGTTTTTGATAGGGTGTTTCTGCGGATTTCTTCAGCATGTTTATATCTACAGTTGCTAAAACGCCTCCAAAAATCGCTAAATTGACACCTATGGTGCGGTTTGCAACCGCACCGGATCTTAGGCAAAAACCGGGAATAACACGAAAACCTCTTAACTGAAAACTGAAAACTGAAAACTATTCTACACCTCAACGCGCACAAAGGCGAGATACGCCCCAGACAGAAGCACTAAGACAAATAACGTTAGTAGTAACAATTCCGTTGCTGCCGTATTGAAATCCCTACTCAGATTAAGGGTATCTTCAAATCTCGGAACGGATTCTGGGCTGATAGGTTTCTTGGACATGCCTTCGCGCACGGCCAAAATATGAAGACTTTCTGGGTCAGCTCTGTCGGTGTCAGCAACGAATTCCCGCAATTGACGGGTATAACGTTGTGTGTTTTCCACAAATTGCAAGTGTCGCTCAAATCCGGTGCCAGCAAACCCTTCAATCAGGTGCTGCAGAAGTGTAGCGGGTGAGATACCGGTGATAGCGCGCGCTCGGTGCACCTGAGAAGTCCGGTACTTTAATCGTTCTTCCTGCTTGCGTTCGTCTCTTTCAGCGTTTTCGGTGTAAAACTCGCTTTTCGCCCTTAGCCTCCTGTCCTCCGATTTACTGGACCGACCCTCATCATATATATCCCATAAGTCCTCTTGAATCGGGTTACGCTGCTTCCAAAATTCTTCAAAGGATGTTGCCGGTGAGAAACTACTTGCGATTGAAGCAAGAGTACT contains:
- a CDS encoding ABC transporter permease subunit, producing the protein MLKTLIGRELLDNIMTFRFAAVLLITLLLVVVNTVVLTQDYEQRLESYNDAVKMHQQDLRNSKTYSTAYLFIDRAPNPLSIFNVGLDKRLGNLIGIYHGFMPTLWDAQMHGTDNPFIAFFSSIDIIFVFEVILSLMGLIFAYDAIAGERERGTLRLVLAQPIGRGQILLAKYISAMACLLVPLILSLLFALLFLTRSIPLSTADFLRIAGIVLTSFAYLSLFYLIGLLISVATRRTGTALMLAMFVWGFLILVYPNLIRATVNPGGDIQARVKTAQNQIQQVLDEYERERQKFLENEGIAGEMAEFSKALGFHHQADVDPVTLTSYIENMSVISEIQPDFEKYVPVAKRYYNFVEPLVTRTVEKAWRVRKQALDEIYVKQATTDRILLKLSPVGIYDAATQAWAGTDLSGLRDFFETTQRYRQIIIDYLYAKNAFASREWFVADKGAVDWSTLPTFTFQRSDVGTNAKRALPDLFLLLICNLVLFMAIVLIFIKSEV